A window of Cyprinus carpio isolate SPL01 chromosome A6, ASM1834038v1, whole genome shotgun sequence genomic DNA:
GTTCATAGAACTGgccccccgaaaaaaaaaaaaaaaaaaaaacatttgtgaatcgTTCCATACAATAAGATAGAATTggctttaataaatgcattttattcaaatgtcCTAAGaagataaatgtaaatgcaaattatatttagattataaatgactgtagaaaaaaaagtggtagaaaaatgaattaaatagttaataaaatagATACAGAACAGAGAATGGTGCATCACTGTTTAGAAAATCAGGCTGCATTAAGAATGTACACTTCCAATGAATGTagtgagaaacatttatttaaacaaaaaatgacattaataaaactcaaataaatatattaaacatgccAATAAATCTTAATCTCTACTGAGGAAAATCTACTGAAATACTTTGCCAAATGTCTTTTTCACTACATACTCAGTGCATGGTGTACTGGCACCAGAAGAAAGTCTCTAAGACAACAGTAAATTAAGGAACATACTATCTAGGTAACTGAACCTAACCTAAGCTTTCTTAAAACTTCCTTTTTGCCTACGTGGTCCAAGAAATCATATGGTCCTAGTAAAATAAGAAAACGGGGctcttaaaacaacaaaaatgatttaatcgtgttaaaacaaaaatacagaagacCTAGCAATAATCAAAGGGAATGTTTTCGAGAAACCCAGACCACATGCAACATTATAAGTGCACTGTTTCTGTTGCATTGTATGAATGTAGTCGCAATAGATGATCCATAAAGCTGAGAGCTCAAAGCTATGTCACACAATGACACTTATGTCTGAGCAAAAATGAACAATGGAGGGAATGGTGCACGCATATTACACAAAATGTGATATGTCTGCAATGAGGTTTATgactctctaaaaaaaaaagatcaaatcagAATGGAAGCGATTTTCCACTTCCAAAACCAGTCTTGACAATTCATTCTTCTATTTCGGTGAGGTCCTCCGAAACCTCTCAGTAGTGGACAGGCACTTAGAAGATGCCTGTTGGCAACTCTTTGCTGAACATCCCAAAAAAATCCAAGTCCTTACTCATCAGATCCTCCTCGACATTCTCTAAGGCCCACTGATGATCCGTCAACTCCAGAGCCTCCCATTCCGcctaaaaataacattcatatacataaatctttaaaaaaaaataaatgaaacttagTCTGCAGCctcaaaattacataaaaactgttttgtaaatttaataagaTTACGGTGCAGCTCCTAATTTGCGATACCTTGAATGCTTTGTTTGTGTCAGCAGGCATTGCCATTGCAGCACCACTCATCTGTTCCTGCATGATGCGAGACTGATCTGCACCTGTTGTAAATGTAAGAAAATTCATTGCATACATACTTCATATACAAGGCCTACcctaattaaataatacaaatgtaacatGACAAATATTCTTATAATTCtaaactgattcaaatgatttttaagctaaacatttaaagtaatcaaaaatgacCAGAATGACCTAATCTTTTTGTCAACCAGTTTTTTTtccagttagcacaggttttgtatttcatttttggaaGTGACTGGTGGTaggcctcactgatctgagcttatgcattTCGGTTTTTGAGTGaagaaaagcattatttgtggagaATGTTGGCAATATTCATTGAAACTCATCCcaaaaaagtacaataataattgtaatgtacCCCCCCCCCAATAATTAGGAAGTTTTTATACCCTCTGTGAGCAAAGTTAGCATCAGCGCTTTAAAGTAAAATCAGTGCATCAGTAAAGTTATTTACCATTGTCTTGTCCAAGAATCAGAGAATACATGCTCCTGAGACCAAAGACATTCAGGAAATACCAAGATGCTGAACTCACCCTGTGGATGTATACAGTATGAAATtgtttaaagaaacagttttgaatgaaataataacaCTCAAGGGTTTGGGAACACTAACCAGGAAGCATCTAGAGAGAGCAACTCAATTCCCTGCTGCAGCATCGGCTTGAAGCGGAGAGTGAGGGGAAACGGTACCTTTGCTGAGAGAGAACAGATTTATAAATGCGTTAAGACGAGCTCTGTGAGAATAGACTACAGGAAGCCATACTCTCATATTTGATTGAGAAAACTGTATCTCTTACTTGTGACAAACCCAGAGAAGGTCCAGTTAATCCAACCACCAATAAGGATCATAGGCAAGACATTTGTCACATTGCCTTTCATCATGTCTGTCAACATGCTGGGATCTATTTGAGTAAATAACATCATGACATTAACCTTTCACTCAATCCTGACTGTCATTTTATGGCATATATGCATAAAAGAATTTCCATCAAGACTCACCAGTCATTGGAGAGGGTGGGACCACCTTTCTTTTGGTCTTTTTGAAAAATCCATCTTCTTGATTATTAAAGTAGAATTTTCTCATCAAGAAAGACTTTAAGCAAGAGATAACATTTCAGTTTCAGTATTCCAGTAACGTCTcaagcaaaaaaacacacaaaagataaGAGGGGCTCACTTGTTTGGGGATGTATTTTCCATTTTCCCTTAAAACTCTGCTCCTTATGAGAACCTGGCTGTGTAGAGAACatgatttttagtgttttgtaaCATTTCGTGAGCTGCAAAACACATGTGGATGGATAATGAAACGGTCCAGTGAACGTTACCTGTCTGAAACCTGCTCTAACGTGAGCTTCTTGTCACTTTGTAACAGAATCGAGACATAATGGCGGATCACTCCAACCAGAAAAGTAATAAACACAATAGGCAGCACAACCCAAAGACGAATATTGGAGTCCAGGAGGAGCTCAGGCTCAGCCATGCTTTAGTGAAGGGATGGTGATGGGATGTGCCCACCCTGAAACAGACAAACAATCAGATCTAGTAATCTCTTGGATTTAATTTAATGACTAAAGTTATACTTAAAATAACAAGCTAATCATCGTGAACCATTGTGGATTAATTATTAGTACGTGTATATAAAAGGACATCACTGATATTTTCATAATAAGCTAGTACTCGATTCCCTAAAGTGCCTAATAAaggttaaatatgtcaaatctgcTCTGACCTGCCAAGACTGCCGTAAGTTACAGTTAATGCTCACTTCTCACGGAGAGATTTCcaatttatttgttcatattcaTGTCAAATTCATACATTTGTATGTCGTCTCTATCTGTTACAGAACACAGGAGAATAAATGAGGGTGCTTCAGCTTTCAGTGTAAATCCACCCATTGTATCGTTGCATCAGTGTTAACGTTAGCTTGTTGCTAACAACCTTCTTTCAGGCTTTAGGGTGGTGAGACATCTTTTTTTAGCAAATACACACAGGCACCGAACATACACTATATTTTCGACGCTACATGTTGCGACAACTGATACTTTATCATAATGCAGTTATTGTACCTACTCTCGTATTCAAAGTGCGGTTTATCTCTTCAAAGCCCGACACTGACTCAAACCAGGATGCGACAGCATCGAGCCGCTGCTGCTCATATGTGAGCGCACTAAGCAGAgaagtttttcaaaataaaagtcatttctgcaacattttcataataaaattcaaatatcaaatttacACTGATTATCAAATCATTGtgagtaaaatgtaattataatatataattattataattataaatgaatgtaaatatttaattttgtctgttaTATCACGTAACTGTCGGCCGGTGTTGTGTTAAGGGTTATGCTTTGCGTTAATATGACTGGAAACACCAGAAACCGGAAATGTAAAGCACCTTTCCGGTATGAGTCGGACGAGACTTCCGTGTTcgggaaaaaggtggatagggtcaatacaaaaaatcataaaatacacaATTTAGTTAATTCTTACAGTTTAGTGTACTTTTAAATACTACAAAACGTcataatatatattcaatattttattttatacattaaatattcaaCCATCCTGAGTGGATTTTTGACACTGCATCTGAAAGGATAGTACAGCGTGTCCTGAACCCCAAATACATCTCCGACATGAGTATCAAATGTGAATTTATGAACATAagcaacatacatttttttttattatcatgaaTGAGGCCATGCATAACATCACATTAAAGCACATATGACattaaactaagaaaaaaaaatggtgacaaattaactttattattattattattaatgaaatgtgGTAGCCTTAGGGGTTCTGCACAGAACTTTTCACTCTAAAAACTacagttagttttttttgtcttcaaaatGAACCTCTatagaagaagaaacaaaatacTCAAAATGTACAAAGAACAAAACTCCATAAGTTGGCTATTCGTAACATTTTAATACTATGGCCTTTAtaagaaaaacacataaaacattctTCTTTTACAAACCACATCGTCTAATATCAACACTGGTATATTTATTAACAGGCAGTTTCTGCAGCATTTGCTCCACTAAAAGAAACCACAGCTAATTAGATCTAAAAGTGTcaataatagaaatattttaagtaGTGTGACTGAAATATACagaactatttttatatatatatatatatatatatatatatatatatatatatatatatatatctgtatttgtatgtttatgtttttgtatatgtatatgtatatatatatatatatatatatatatatatatatatatatatatatatgtgtatatatatatatatagcttgtaAATACAGGAAGAAAAACTCTGTTGTCAAAATTTCAACAAATCCAATGCAGTAATCTCAAAGAAATCACACTGATAAACTGGTTGTCAAATTTAACAATCAATCCCATGTTATCACAAACTCAGTCCACACAAAATGCAACAGGCAAATGTGCACGCCACATACCcacacatacactgtaaaatCAACCATTGCCATGATAGACCATTGTGCTTACCTCATCACACACATACTGAGACACATTTAGTCCAGGGCATATCAAAGGCTGATCAAGTTTGGACATTTCCTCTATTATGCATTACTAAATGGAATGACATGGAATCAGAAACACCcacatgtgtgtgtttctggcttGGGAgattgaaatgtgtatatatatatatatatatatatatatatatatatatatatatatatatatatatatatatatatatatatatatatatataatatatatatatatatatatataaaaaaaaaaaaaagaacctcatAAATTCAGTCAGTCTGATGTGGAGGGCTGTACTAAAAGAGGAGAGCACCCATACTGCCTACTTCACTCTGTTCTTTCACAAAGATCTCAAAGTACTGGTAGATGATGGTGACGGCCAACAAGATTCCAGTTCCTGAACCGATGGCTCCCAGGAAGTCGGCCATTACTGAGAGGCCACCTATACACAGGCCTCCGAAAGCTGCTGCTGTGGGGATGTACCTAAATGAGGATTTAAGGAAAGTTTTAGTTATTCCATGTTTGATTCATTGAGTCCAATTAAGTTTGAGTTCTCTGTAAGTTTTACCTGTTCAGTTCATGGACCATAGAAGTTTCTCTGTGTCCTCTCATAACCATCTGCTGTTCTTTCAGCTGTTTGGCGACCTAAATAATGCAAAGGGTACACATGAAGCCTGCATAGGTCAACTGTACAATGCAGCTCAGTGTAATCAATAAGCAGGAACAGTCTAATGCTTCTTACATCTTTGGCAGAGGATCCAGACACCTCAATCCAGGTCTTAGAGAAGAAGGCACAGGATCCCAGCATaaagatgatgtaaatgatggcATGGACTGGATCCTCAAGAACTGTGCTGAAGGACTCTGGGGGAGAGAGGTAGTAACACAGACCACCTACTGGATAAGCACGAGCTGGCCCTCCACTTGAGGTATCCtgttaacagagaaaaaaaaaattcacactttCTAAGTGCACCAAGGTGTATTTTTACAAACTAATTTGTTACAAAACTCAAAGAGTCTgataagcaaaataaaaatgagtagCATTGCTATGGTCATTTGATTTCATAATGAGGTCGGACCGAACATATGTAGAATAAACAGTTTTCTAGGCAACTTCATCTTCATCTGGTGTAAGTGTACATAATTTTAAACacgtggttctcaaccagggggtcGGGGTCCACTAGAGGGACCGCAGCAAACTTACAAGGGGccataattatttaaacatatttaaatgaatgaattactaTTACTTTTAATGTGTTCCAACtctaaattaaaatactaaattaaaaagaataacatCTTTTATTGAAGAACATAGAGTTCTTGAAACAAAATGAGTcaaagttaatttaatatattaatactgccagtttatatgaatacatttttaataaacaagcagctttgtctatgtatgtatgtatgtatgtatatatatatatgtatatgttatatatatatatatatatatatatatatatatatatatatatatatataatatatatatatatatatatatatatatatatatatatatatatatatatatatcctataataatatattgaatattttgttgGACAATGGGGGGCCTTTGAGtcacaaaagttgttttaaaaactgatttaaaacatgTTACTCTATTCATAGGTGAAAggaaaaatgcatattcaaactgcaaaaaaaaaatagaaaaaagaaaaaaaaggttcagaACTGTTCAAGCAACACAAATATGGGAAAGTTTAAGTGACTTACCGACCAAGTACCCAGCAGGTTGACCAAAAAGTTCCCACTGAAGCGAGTGGAGAGCATTTGAGAGATGACGTACAAGTTGGACACCAATGCAGACTGCAGGATGATGGGAATGTTGGAGGTGTAGAACAGTTTGATGGGATACGTGTTATACTGGCCACGGTAACGTGCAGATTTGATAGGGAGGTCAACTCTGAAGCCCTGTGGAACAAGAAATAATATACTTAGCATTTAATACTTGATTTgtgataatttataattaaaccgCAATATCTGATATCATttccaaatgcacattattagTGACCCAAACTGAGAGCAGATGCAGAAAACGAGTTCCTGTGGAGCAGCACAGAAACAGAGCCGCTCTGGGACACTAAAAAACACTGGATCATGTGTTTGATGATTGCATTTGAAAGCCACTGAACcatatcatttcatattttgtcttgaatttttgaattgaatttatcgTGCAGCTCTATGTGCAGGAAGAGTTGTCGGCTAATTAGGGTTAAGAATTTGAACAAGCAATAGCAAGCAACCTACTCAGATTcaaagtgatttctgtgtgaacGGTGCTTCTTGCATCACTACACTGTGGAACTtcttttgctaatgtgaccacacctttatgCAATAACTCACTAACCTGAAAGTATATGACCACTGCAAAGACGAAGACTGTAGAGATTAGGTTCAAGAGGTTGGGCAGGTTCTGTCTGTAGAAGGCCTCTCTCAGAGCTCGCACTTTATCAGTACGAGTGGCCAACAGGTGGAACAGAGCAATAATGGCTCCTTCAAACTCTGTACctgtacatacacaaacacatttcagtcAGCATCACTTAAGACACAAAAGAATGGTTCAAAACAAAGATGCTACATCCTGAGCACAAACCTCTTCCTGTGTTGACTGTGGTTGGGCTGAACGCCTTCCATACGATTGTCTCACAGATGTTGGTGGCGATGAAGAGAGAAATACCAGAGCCCAAACCGTAACCCTTCTGCAGCAACTCATCCAGCAGCAACACGATCAGACCGGCCACAAACAACTACAGAGAGTGGACAAATCAATAGTAACCGATCAAGCACAGCATAATTAACTAAAGGAAGGTGTTTTAAACAAAAGGATAATGTTCTTCACAAAACAAATCACAAGATAAGACTGACGAGATCCAAAATGTTCATCaatcagtcttttttttaatgaggctCATTTGCGTAGATAACAGATGCGAATACAAACAGACAAgattatttgaacaatgcctgcaAAGGTCACTGCGTTAGACAGGGCAAAGTCTTGTGAAATTACAGGTTATTTAGCAACCAACAGTGATAAAAAATAACTTGAAGGAAGCTAGAGAGAGTTAACGAAAACTGATTCCACAATAAGGCAAATATATCCAATGTTTTTTAATGGTCATTGTCAATGATAGTATCTAGAATGAGGAGTACTAAAATTAATTGTACACAATAGAATATGTGCATTTTCCATTCATAATAGTGTCAGGAGATATGGTTGGAGCTGAATGCTTCTGTTAAATGACCAAGTAGGGAACGTTATCATCTGaataaatatcagtttacagaTATATCAGTTTATCACTAcaaaaatggttaaatatttCATGCACAGGTGACTATAAAGAATATGAATTAAcctggatgatgatgaggaggcaGATTCCAGCACCCATCTCTGAAGGGTCTCCATACATGCCAGTCATCACATACACGATAGATTGGCCAATGGTGATGATCATGCCAAAGACTGGTGAAAAAATCTAACAGTTAGATGTCTACAAAAGCAAATGCAATGATGACATTAAGATGGGTTTCCCAAAAGAGTACTGCACTGGGAGCTGCATTAGACCTTTCCATTAGTTTCAACAAATGAGGTCACTTAACAGAGTCAGGGGAGAG
This region includes:
- the LOC109091081 gene encoding protein transport protein Sec61 subunit alpha-like 1; the encoded protein is MAIKFLEVIKPFCAVLPEIQKPERRIQFREKVLWTAITLFIFLVCCQIPLFGIMSSDSADPFYWMRVILASNRGTLMELGISPIVTSGLIMQLLAGAKIIEVGDTPKDRALFNGAQKLFGMIITIGQSIVYVMTGMYGDPSEMGAGICLLIIIQLFVAGLIVLLLDELLQKGYGLGSGISLFIATNICETIVWKAFSPTTVNTGRGTEFEGAIIALFHLLATRTDKVRALREAFYRQNLPNLLNLISTVFVFAVVIYFQGFRVDLPIKSARYRGQYNTYPIKLFYTSNIPIILQSALVSNLYVISQMLSTRFSGNFLVNLLGTWSDTSSGGPARAYPVGGLCYYLSPPESFSTVLEDPVHAIIYIIFMLGSCAFFSKTWIEVSGSSAKDVAKQLKEQQMVMRGHRETSMVHELNRYIPTAAAFGGLCIGGLSVMADFLGAIGSGTGILLAVTIIYQYFEIFVKEQSEVGSMGALLF
- the LOC109091505 gene encoding ER membrane protein complex subunit 3-like yields the protein MAEPELLLDSNIRLWVVLPIVFITFLVGVIRHYVSILLQSDKKLTLEQVSDSQVLIRSRVLRENGKYIPKQSFLMRKFYFNNQEDGFFKKTKRKVVPPSPMTDPSMLTDMMKGNVTNVLPMILIGGWINWTFSGFVTTKVPFPLTLRFKPMLQQGIELLSLDASWVSSASWYFLNVFGLRSMYSLILGQDNGADQSRIMQEQMSGAAMAMPADTNKAFKAEWEALELTDHQWALENVEEDLMSKDLDFFGMFSKELPTGIF